A DNA window from Brachyhypopomus gauderio isolate BG-103 unplaced genomic scaffold, BGAUD_0.2 sc89, whole genome shotgun sequence contains the following coding sequences:
- the acss1 gene encoding acetyl-coenzyme A synthetase 2-like, mitochondrial, whose amino-acid sequence MAAHISKTFLNVLNRGSVSVVNKHHHRSVWVISSCCTRTVSSISAAEPGLTPRLSSHLHGKSYTELHELSLRDPETFWGSIAGERLTWSKRFEQVNDCDLATGRINWFLGGQLNVSVNCLDVHVARDPDRVALIWEKDEPGTEERVTYRELLEATCRLANTLKSYGVKRGDRVAIYMPVSPIAVAAMLACARIGAVHTVVFAGFSSEALAGRIQDAQCKVVITCNQGVRGGRLINLKATVDAAVESCPSVQRVLVARRTDNPISMGKLDTPLEEAMASASPECAPEPMASEDMLFLLYTSGSTGKPKGVVHTQAGYLLYASVTHQHVFDYSPGDVFGCVADIGWITGHSYVVYGPLSNGATSVLFESTPTYPNPGRYWETVQRLGINQFYGAPTAIRLLLKYEESWVKRYDRSSLKTLASVGEPINHEAWEWFYNVVGDARCPLVDTWWQTETGGICIAPRPAHEGGEIRPAMAMRPFFGIQPALMGEKGQTVTGNDVNGALCISKPWPGMARTIFGDHQRFVEAYLKPYPGHYFTGDGAYRTEDGYYQITGRMDDVINISGHRLGTAEIEDALDAHPDVPETAVVGVSHDIKGEVPFAFVVLKEKAMQEQEVVLEELRRLVATKIAKYAVPDHFLVVKRLPKTRSGKIMRRILRKIAMDQTDSLGDVSTLDDPSVVMEIIQAYKQTFRG is encoded by the exons ATGGCTGCGCACATCAGCAAAACTTTTCTGAACGTTTTGAACAGAGGAAGTGTGTCTGTGGtgaacaaacaccaccacaggAGCGTCTGGGTCATCTCGTCCTGCTGCACCAGGACCGTGTCCAGCATCAGTGCCGCCGAACCGGGTCTGACTCCACGCTTAAGCTCGCACCTCCACGGGAAGTCCTACACGGAATTACACGAGCTGTCATTGAGGGACCCCGAAACCTTCTGGGGCTCCAtagcaggagagagactgaCATGGTCCAAACGGTTCGAGCAGGTGAACGACTGTGATCTCGCCACCGGCAGAATCAACTGGTTCCTCGGCGGGCAGTTGAACGTTTCTG TGAACTGTCTAGATGTGCACGTTGCGCGGGATCCCGACAGGGTGGCGTTAATTTGGGAGAAGGATGAACCAGGCACCGAGGAGCGGGTTACATACAG AGAGCTGCTGGAGGCAACATGCCGTCTTGCCAACACTTTAAAGAGTTACGGCGTGAAGAGGGGCGACCGTGTGGCCATCTACATGCCTGTCTCACCCATCGCCGTGGCCGCCATGTTGGCGTGCGCACGCATCGGCGCCGTGCACACCGTGGTGTTTGCCGGCTTCAGCTCCGAGGCCCTGGCTGGCAGGATCCAGGATG CCCAGTGTAAAGTGGTGATCACGTGTAACCAGGGCGTCAGGGGAGGCCGGCTCATCAACCTGAAAGCCACAGTAGATGCGGCGGTGGAGAGCTGTCCCTCAGTGCAGCGTGTCCTAGTGGCCAGGAGGACCGACAACCCCATCTCAATGGGCAAGCTGGACACACCCCTAGAGGAA GCCATGGCGAGTGCGTCTCCCGAGTGTGCCCCAGAGCCCATGGCCAGTGAGGACATGCTTTTCCTGCTGTACACCTCGGGCAGCACAGGAAAACCGAAGGGAGTGGTTCACACGCAGGCTGGCTACCTCCTCTACGCATCCGTCACTCACCAG CACGTGTTTGACTACTCCCCGGGCGATGTGTTCGGCTGCGTGGCTGACATCGGCTGGATCACGGGCCACAGTTACGTTGTGTACGGCCCACTGTCCAACGGCGCCACCAGCGTCCTATTCGAGAGCACGCCCACCTACCCCAACCCCG GTCGGTACTGGGAGACGGTGCAGCGGTTGGGGATTAACCAGTTCTACGGAGCGCCCACAGCCATCCGGCTGCTGCTCAAGTATGAGGAGAGCTGGGTGAAGAGGTACGATAGATCTTCCCTCAAGACTCTGGCCTCAG TGGGCGAGCCCATTAATCATGAAGCGTGGGAGTGGTTCTACAATGTGGTAGGAGATGCACGATGCCCCCTAGTGGACACTTGGTGGCAGACAG AGACCGGTGGGATTTGTATCGCACCTCGTCCTGCCCACGAGGGGGGCGAGATCCGGCCCGCCATGGCCATGAGGCCTTTCTTCGGCATCCAGCCCGCCCTGATGGGAGAGAAG GGGCAGACCGTAACAGGAAATGATGTCAACGGAGCTCTCTGCATCAGCAAACCGTGGCCAGGAATGGCCAGGACCATATTTGGAGACCACCAGAGATTTGTGGAAGCATACCTTAAACCCTACCCTG GTCACTATTTCACGGGTGATGGAGCATATCGAACTGAGGACGGGTACTACCAGATCACGGGACGGATGGATGACGTCATCAACATCAGTGGCCACCGACTGGGAACAGCTGAGATTGAAGATGCCCTG GACGCACACCCAGATGTCCCTGAAACCGCCGTCGTCGGCGTTTCTCATGATATTAAAGGAGAGG TTCCGTTCGCGTTTGTGGTGCTGAAGGAGAAGGCGATGCAGGAACAGGAAGTGGTGCTGGAGGAACTCAGACGCCTGGTGGCCACCAAGATCGCTAAATACGCCGTGCCCGATCACTTCCTG GTGGTTAAACGTCTTCCGAAGACTCGCTCGGGGAAGATCATGAGGAGAATCCTCCGAAAGATTGCCATGGACCAGACAGACAGCCTCGGTGACGTTTCCACTTTGGACGACCCCTCTGTCGTCATGGAGATCATTCAGGCATATAAACAGACGTTCAGGGGGTGA